From a single Silene latifolia isolate original U9 population chromosome 6, ASM4854445v1, whole genome shotgun sequence genomic region:
- the LOC141587306 gene encoding protein STAY-GREEN 1, chloroplastic-like, with protein sequence MATLNASMLLPSNLSFPRFSRSSSSSSKKTNSFSPKMRLFGPAIFEASKLKVLFLGVDEEKHPAKLPRTYTLTHSDVTSKITLAISQTINNSQLQGWYNKLQRDEVVAEWKKVKGKMSLHVHCHISGGHFLLDLFARLRYYIFCKELPVVLKAFVHGDVNLFNQHPELQEASVWVYFHSNIPEFNKVQCWGPLRDAAAPTTFNENPGLEENDEGEEKSTRLEVPCKEACVCCFPPTTSIPWIHSLQTQEVPENASIQGLEQQ encoded by the exons ATGGCTACTTTGAATGCTTCCATGTTGCTCCCATCAAATCTTTCTTTCCCAAGATTTAGtagatcatcatcatcatcatctaagAAAACCAACTCTTTTTCTCCT AAGATGAGATTATTTGGACCAGCAATATTTGAAGCATCAAAACTAAAAGTGTTGTTCTTAGGAGTGGATGAAGAGAAACACCCTGCAAAGTTGCCAAGAACTTATACTCTTACTCATAGTGATGTCACTTCTAAGATTACTTTAGCTATCTCTCAAACTATTAACAATTCTCAG TTGCAAGGGTGGTACAACAAATTGCAAAGAGATGAAGTGGTGGCAGAGTGGAAGAAAGTGAAAGGGAAGATGTCACTCCATGTACACTGTCACATTAGTGGTGGACATTTTCTCTTAGACTTGTTTGCCCGGTTGCGTTACTATATCTTCTGCAAGGAGCTTCCTGTG GTACTGAAGGCATTTGTACATGGTGACGTAAATCTGTTCAACCAACACCCGGAACTACAAGAGGCCTCAGTTTGGGTATACTTCCATTCGAATATACCCGAATTCAACAAGGTTCAGTGCTGGGGTCCGCTGCGAGACGCAGCAGCCCCCACAACATTCAATGAAAATCCCGGGCTTGAAGAAAATGACGAAGGCGAAGAAAAGTCGACAAGATTAGAAGTGCCTTGTAAGGAAGCTTGTGTATGTTGCTTTCCACCAACAACTTCTATTCCTTGGATTCACTCATTACAAACACAAGAAGTCCCTGAAAATGCTTCCATTCAAGGCTTAGAGCAACAATAA
- the LOC141587308 gene encoding B-type cell cycle switch protein ccs52A-like: protein MEETFTPPLIHHQQHPSKMAKPSSDTNINTQLIQRMLNSNQNPSPNRTILSDRFIPLRSSSQFDLFSLSKTPPSSSSNAVREDGPGLYNAMLKAALFGSESGSFYPGTPDKGSPVNRNIFRYKTETKRAMPSLMPFGRDDSIAGVSYRPVKSPRKVSRSPCKVLDAPALQDDFYLNLVDWSSNDVLAVGLGNCVYLWNASSSKVTKLCDLGLDDSVCSVGWAQRGTHLAIGTNEGKVQIWDASRCKNIRTMEGHRMRVGALAWSSSTLSSGSRDKSILQRDIRVQDDFVSKLTGHKSEVCGLKWSYDNRELASGGNDNRLFVWNQHKTQPVLKYSEHTAAVKAIAWSPHLHGLLASGGGTADRCIRFWNTSTDSQLGCVDTGSQVCNLVWSKNVNEIVSTHGYSQNQIVVWKYPSMSKLATLTGHSYRVLYLAISPDGQTIVTGAGDETLRFWSVFPSSKSQNAENEPKFKSLGRAQIR from the exons ATGGAGGAAACCTTCACACCTCCATTGATACACCACCAACAACATCCATCAAAAATGGCGAAACCCTCATCTGATACCAATATAAATACTCAATTAATTCAACGTATGTTGAATTCCAATCAAAACCCATCTCCAAATCGGACTATTTTAAGTGATCGGTTTATTCCATTAAGATCATCTTCACAATTTGATCTTTTTTCGCTGTCGAAAACCCCACCTTCTTCGTCGAGTAATGCGGTTCGGGAAGATGGGCCGGGGTTGTATAATGCGATGTTGAAGGCAGCGTTGTTCGGGTCGGAATCTGGGTCGTTTTATCCGGGTACGCCCGATAAAGGGTCTCCGGTTAATCGGAATATTTTTCGGTATAAGACCGAGACAAAACGGGCAATGCCGTCGTTGATGCCATTTGGGCGGGATGATTCGATTGCTGGGGTTAGTTATAGGCCGGTTAAATCTCCGAGGAAGGTGTCGCGCTCTCCTTGTAAG GTATTGGATGCACCAGCATTGCAAGACGATTTTTATCTTAACTTGGTTGATTGGTCTTCAAACGATGTTCTTGCTGTTGGATTGGGCAACTGTGTTTACTTGTGGAATGCTTCTAGTAGTAAG GTCACTAAATTATGTGACTTGGGACTTGATGATAGTGTTTGCTCGGTAGGATGGGCTCAACGTGGGACACATCTGGCGATCGGAACCAATGAAGGCAAAGTCCAA ATTTGGGATGCTTCTCGTTGCAAAAATATTAGGACAATGGAGGGCCATCGGATGCGCGTGGGTGCTTTGGCATGGAGTTCATCGACATTGTCATCTGGTAGCAGAGATAAGAGTATATTACAAAGAGATATACGTGTACAGGATGATTTTGTCAGTAAACTTACTGGACACAAATCTGAG GTTTGTGGTCTGAAGTGGTCATACGATAACAGGGAGCTTGCATCAGGCGGAAATGATAATAGG CTTTTTGTTTGGAACCAACATAAGACTCAGCCTGTGCTTAAGTACTCTGAGCATACTGCAGCAGTTAAAGCAATTGCCTGGTCACCCCATCTTCATGGGCTTCTTGCATCTGGCGGTGGTACTGCTGATCGATGCATCCGTTTTTGGAACACAAGCACTGATTCCCAGCTTGGATGTGTGGACACCGGTAGTCAG GTTTGTAATCTTGTCTGGTCCAAAAATGTGAATGAAATCGTAAGCACCCATGGATACTCTCAAAACCAAATAGTCGTGTGGAAATATCCTAGCATGTCGAAG TTGGCAACTCTAACTGGACATTCATACAGAGTACTTTACCTAGCTATTTCGCCAGACGGCCAG ACCATCGTAACTGGAGCAGGAGATGAAACTCTCAGATTCTGGAGTGTCTTCCCTTCTTCCAAGTCTCAG AACGCGGAAAATGAACCTAAATTTAAGTCACTTGGAAGAGCGCAAATTCGATAA